A portion of the Acidobacteriota bacterium genome contains these proteins:
- a CDS encoding integrase family protein, translating to MARTRLTPSPFDPVQSRLAFSDRWLKNRSAADVGRDFRDTVTRGLIARVLPSGAVQFSIRYRVEGKQRRFVLGDYPALRFAQARVKASRNLLDVRDGRDPSRARKAAQARPTDTVAALVADYLKRHAVPNKRTAAEDERALTVEVLPTWRDRSVRSLTRRDVRGLIEGVVDRGSPVMANRLLAVIRKMLNFAVNHDWIDANPAARLKKPAREHSRERVLSDWWRRRESNLTADPKIACISDLLRNTKFTKHSIHPNAWGQVQNRDMEFRPRSADFLVINR from the coding sequence ATGGCGCGAACACGCCTGACTCCTTCACCTTTCGATCCAGTGCAGTCCCGCCTCGCGTTTTCAGATCGCTGGCTGAAGAACCGCAGCGCGGCCGACGTCGGTCGCGACTTCCGCGACACCGTAACGCGAGGGCTCATTGCACGAGTGCTGCCGAGCGGTGCTGTCCAGTTTTCGATCCGGTATCGGGTCGAAGGAAAACAGCGGCGCTTTGTCCTGGGTGACTACCCTGCGTTGAGGTTCGCGCAAGCGCGGGTGAAGGCGTCAAGAAACTTGCTTGACGTGCGGGACGGTCGAGATCCATCACGGGCCAGGAAGGCCGCGCAAGCCCGGCCGACAGATACCGTGGCGGCGCTGGTGGCCGACTACCTCAAGCGCCACGCCGTGCCCAACAAGCGCACTGCAGCGGAGGATGAGCGCGCCCTGACGGTGGAGGTATTGCCAACGTGGCGTGATCGTTCGGTCCGGAGCCTGACCAGGCGCGACGTGCGAGGACTCATAGAAGGCGTTGTCGACCGTGGCTCGCCCGTCATGGCGAACCGGCTCCTTGCAGTGATCCGTAAGATGCTGAACTTCGCGGTTAACCACGACTGGATCGACGCGAACCCGGCCGCGCGTCTCAAGAAGCCGGCACGAGAACACTCACGTGAGCGTGTCCTCAGCGACTGGTGGAGGCGGCGGGAGTCGAACTTGACAGCCGATCCAAAAATCGCCTGCATTTCGGATCTTCTAAGAAACACGAAGTTCACGAAGCACTCAATTCACCCAAATGCATGGGGTCAGGTACAAAACAGGGACATGGAGTTTCGCCCCCGATCGGCCGATTTCTTAGTGATCAATCGATGA